Within the Erigeron canadensis isolate Cc75 chromosome 6, C_canadensis_v1, whole genome shotgun sequence genome, the region ATAGTGAAAATCTGCTGGTCAATGATAGTGGTGGTGAACAGGTTGCtatagatttagatataaaGATTAATAATTTAGATGTTGAAAGTgaagattttgaaaatgaaaataaggaGAGtggaaaattagggtttcttgTGCATCTAGAGAGTGAAAAAGAGAGGGAGATTGAAACGAAAAAAGGAAATGGAAAGTTGGGTGCTCTTGTGCAGATTGGGAATGAAAAGGAGATGAATTTAGAATATATAAATGTAGAAATTGATAATGTAGAGGTGGAGAGTGTAAAGGATAGGAAGATGGAACCGAAAGAAGCAGATGAAGGTCTTAGGGCTCATACGTTGGTTGAGAACGATAAGCAGATCGAGCAGAAAGAGGAAAGTCAATATGATGAGGAAAAGGAAGTGAAAACTGAAGAACGAAAAAATGAGGTTCAAAGTCGAGTGGTCTCAGAATCTAGTGTGTCAAGTTATATATCTTATCCACCAATGCATAGATACCATAATTATGTAAtcaatgaagatgaagaagaaggtgAAGATCAGGTAGTAGTGATTCAGGAATCGTCATCCGAGTCTTTATTCTCTGTGTCAATTAATCCAAGGAGAAAGCAAAAGTATGGTGTGGTTGAAGTTGATGATGATAAAGAGGTCAACAGTCCCTTGAAAGTAAGTTCTTCGCCCAAAAGGCCTGAGGTGGATGATCAGAACCAAGTTATTGATTATCTATTGAATCCAATTGAGAATCTTGCTCAATGGAAAACAATAAAGGCAAGACCAATGCCTATTTTGGAACAACacctagaaaaagaaaatgtctGTTTAGAGCAAGAAGATATTCCGATCCAATTAACTGAAGAGCCTATCTCTAAAGTTTCTGATATGAAGGGGAAACGAAAGA harbors:
- the LOC122605359 gene encoding uncharacterized protein LOC122605359 isoform X2, coding for MGCFSLFPCFNKRNLNKSVYNPSLPSSVHQGNEESYCESDLIKLPTQGSTNLGSIQIPISKAREDSENLLVNDSGGEQVAIDLDIKINNLDVESEDFENENKESGKLGFLVHLESEKEREIETKKGNGKLGALVQIGNEKEMNLEYINVEIDNVEVESVKDRKMEPKEADEGLRAHTLVENDKQIEQKEESQYDEEKEVKTEERKNEVQSRVVSESSVSSYISYPPMHRYHNYVINEDEEEGEDQVVVIQESSSESLFSVSINPRRKQKYGVVEVDDDKEVNSPLKVSSSPKRPEVDDQNQVIDYLLNPIENLAQWKTIKARPMPILEQHLEKENVCLEQEDIPIQLTEEPISKVSDMKGKRKNDTAVTTSLSSWLVEPEKSTASKEESQYSAGNSYAYSDGATSWKSFEDRPILGAWTIKEVRQVSARSSPRKSPSHDHDEMPIIGTVGSYWSHTGQATDFSNSCSTSPMGMSAKSRRNREKASSCHSTPYKRRLDRTFDRTAV
- the LOC122605359 gene encoding uncharacterized protein LOC122605359 isoform X1: MGCFSLFPCFNKRNLNKSVYNPSLPSSVHQGNEESYCESDLIKLPTQGSTNLGSIQIPISKAREDSENLLVNDSGGEQVAIDLDIKINNLDVESEDFENENKESGKLGFLVHLESEKEREIETKKGNGKLGALVQIGNEKEMNLEYINVEIDNVEVESVKDRKMEPKEADEGLRAHTLVENDKQIEQKEESQYDEEKEVKTEERKNEVQSRVVSESSVSSYISYPPMHRYHNYVINEDEEEGEDQVVVIQESSSESLFSVSINPRRKQKYGVVEVDDDKEVNSPLKVSSSPKRPEVDDQNQVIDYLLNPIENLAQWKTIKARPMPILEQHLEKENVCLEQEDIPIQLTEEPISKVSDMKGKRKNDTAVTTSLSSWLVEPEKSTASKEESQYSAGNSYAYSDGATSWKSFEDRPILGAWTIKEVRQVSARSSPRKSPSHDHDEMPIIGTVGSYWSHTGQATDFSNSCSTSPMGMSAKSRRNREKKASSCHSTPYKRRLDRTFDRTAV